Proteins encoded in a region of the Labeo rohita strain BAU-BD-2019 chromosome 22, IGBB_LRoh.1.0, whole genome shotgun sequence genome:
- the rtca gene encoding RNA 3'-terminal phosphate cyclase, protein MAATTLEMDGSVMEGGGQILRLSAALSCIQGASIKINKIRAGRSTPGLRPQHLSGLELVRDMCVGNLEGATVGSSEITLTPGKIKGGNHIADTQTAGSVGLLMQISLPCALFAQGPSELCLKGGTNAEMAPQIDYTLKVFKPIAERFGVQFDCDLKMRGYYPKGGGEVVLKVNPVKELSPVNMTERGNITKIYGRAFVAGVLPFKLAKDMSTAAVRTIRKEIKDLYINIQSLQEKDKACGNGNGIIIIAESSTGCIFAGSSLGKKGVYADKVGIEAAEMLLRNIRHNGCVDEFLQDQLIIFMALANGTSRMRTGPITLHTQTAIHVAEQLTNAKFVIRKAEDEHANNDTYIIECQGVGATNPNL, encoded by the exons ATGGCCGCAACTACGTTGGAAATGGACGGAAGTGTAATGGAAGGG gGAGGACAGATTTTAAGGTTGTCCGCGGCGCTGAGTTGCATCCAAGGGGCgtcaatcaaaataaataaaatccgaGCCGGTAGAAGCACACCGGGTCTGAG GCCTCAGCATCTGTCAGGTCTCGAGTTGGTGAGGGACATGTGCGTCGGCAATCTGGAAGGAGCCACAGTGGGATCCTCGGAAATTACGCTCACCCCTGGGAAAATCAAGGGCGGGAATCACATCGCCGACACTCAGACGGCCGG AAGCGTGGGACTGCTGATGCAGATTTCGCTGCCGTGCGCCCTCTTCGCTCAGGGTCCGTCGGAGCTGTGTCTGAAGGGAGGAACCAATGCTGAGATGGCACCTCAGATCGACTACACGTTGAAG GTGTTCAAACCCATCGCGGAGAGATTCGGAGTTCAGTTTGACTGCGATTTGAAAATGAG AGGATACTATCCTAAGGGAGGTGGTGAGGTGGTGCTTAAGGTGAATCCTGTGAAGGAGCTGAGTCCCGTCAATATGACCGAAAGAGGAAACATCACCAAGATCTACGGCAGGGCCTTCGTGGCTGGAGTTCTGCCCTTTAAG TTAGCGAAGGACATGTCCACGGCGGCCGTCCGCACTATCAGGAAAGAAATTAAGGATCTGTACATCAACATTCAGTCTTTGCAAGAAAAGGACAAGGCCTGTGGCAACGGGAACGGGATCAT AATAATTGCAGAATCATCCACCGGCTGCATATTTGCAGGATCATCTCTTGGCAAAAAAG GTGTATATGCTGACAAAGTTGGCATTGAGGCTGCAGAAATGTTGCTGAGAAACATCAGGCACAATGGTTGCGTGGATGAGTTCTTGCAAGACCAG CTTATTATTTTCATGGCTTTGGCGAACGGCACATCCAGAATGCGAACGGGCCCAATCACTCTCCACACACAAACGGCAATCCACGTGGCCGAGCAGCTCACGAAC GCAAAATTTGTTATACGCAAAGCAGAGGATGAGCACGCCAACAACGATACCTACATTATCGAGTGCCAGGGAGTGGGTGCCACCAATCCTAACTTGTGA